Proteins found in one Triticum urartu cultivar G1812 chromosome 4, Tu2.1, whole genome shotgun sequence genomic segment:
- the LOC125550536 gene encoding E3 ubiquitin-protein ligase SRFP1-like produces the protein MDMEMELDAARHGFAKMGFGCKHYRRRCRIRAPCCNDVFHCRHCHNDSTKDGHELDRHAVESVICLVCDTEQPVAQVCSNCGVCMGEYFCRACKFFDDDVDKEQYHCKDCGICRVGGKDNFFHCHKCGSCYSVTLRDKHVCIEDSMKNNCPICYEYLFDSLREASVLRCGHTMHLQCFHEMLKHDKFTCPMCSVSIFDMEKFLRALDAEIEAKFLHMGKGWIVCNHCWDTTRVYPGMAGQRKCCHCQSYNTCRVAPSVLPA, from the exons ATGGATATGGAGATGGAGCTCGACGCCGCTCGCCACGGGTTCGCCAAGATGGGCTTCGG GTGCAAGCACTATAGGAGGCGGTGCAGGATCCGGGCGCCCTGCTGCAACGACGTCTTCCACTGCCGCCATTGCCACAACGACTCCACG AAAGACGGGCACGAGCTCGACCGCCACGCAGTTGAATCG GTTATATGTCTCGTCTGTGACACCGAGCAGCCG GTCGCGCAGGTGTGCAGCAACTGCGGCGTGTGCATGGGGGAGTACTTCTGCCGGGCGTGCAAATTCTTCGACGACGAT GTCGACAAGGAGCAATACCACTGCAAAGACTGCGGCATCTGCAG AGTTGGAGGCAAGGACAACTTCTTTCACTGCCACAAGTGCG GATCGTGCTACTCGGTGACCCTCCGGGATAAGCATGTCTGCATCGAGGACTCGATGAAGAACAACTGCCCGATCTGCTACGAGTACCTGTTCGACTCCCTGAGGGAGGCGTCGGTGCTGCGATGCGGCCACACCATGCACTTGCAGTGCTTCCACGAGATGCTCAAGCACGACAA GTTCACTTGCCCCATGTGCTCCGTGTCCATCTTTGACATGGAGAAATTCCTGAGGGCCTTAGATGCCGAG ATTGAGGCGAAGTTCTTACACATGGGAAAG GGATGGATCGTGTGCAACCACTGCTGGGACACGACCCGGGTGTATCCGGGCATGGCGGGACAGAGAAAGTGTTGCCATTGCCAGTCCTACAACACCTGCAGGGTTGCTCCATCGGTGCTGCCGGCCTAG